The region TCGGGGGTCAGGTTTTGCCTGACGCCAATTTCAGCCCTTGGACAAGCGTCGCATCCGCTCGGAGGGCGTGACGATGTCGGTCAGGCGAATACCGAACTTGTCATTCACCACCACCACCTCGCCTTGGGCGATCAAGTAGCCGTTGACCAGCACGTCCATGGGCTCGCCCGCCAGGGCATCGAGTTCCACCACCGAGCCTTGCGCGAGTTGCAGGATGTTCTTGATGGGAATGCGGGTACGGCCCAACTCAACGGTCAACTGGACGGGAATGTCCAGAATCATATTGATGTCGCCGCTGGGCAAATTGCTGGGCGTGGGCGAGAAATTGGCGAAGCTGGCCGGCGCCACCTGCTCGGTGGGCGCGCTGACCTCTTCGGCCACATCGTTGGGCTTGGCTTCGGCCAGGGCAGCGGCCCATTCGGCCGCCATTGCGTCTTGTTCTTCGGAGGATGGGGTATCAGGTGACATTGCGGGCTCCCAGCCAACCCTGGTCGGGGGCGGTCAACATTTGTTCAACTTTGATGGCGTACTTGCCGTTGGTGGTGCCGTAATGGCAGTCATAGACAGGCACGCCGTCGATCTTGGCCTTGATAAGCGACTCGAGGTCCAGCTCGATGAAGTCGCCGGGTTTGAAGGCCAGCAGCTGCTCTACCGTGGCGGGCGCGGTGCCCAACTCGGCCACCAACTCGACCTTCGCGTCTTGAATCTGGTGCTTGAGCAGATTGACCCAGCGGCGGTCCGGCTCGGTGCTGTCACCCACGGTGGTGGAGTACAGCACATCGCGAATCGGCTCCAGCGTGGCGTAAGGGATGCAGAAGTAGACCGTGCCACTGACTTCACCAATTTCCAGGGTGAAGGAGGTGGACACCACGATCTCGCTGGGTGTGGCGATATTGGCGAACTGGGGCTGCATCTCCGAGCGCTGGAATTCGAGTTCCAGCGGATAGATGCCCTTCCAGGCCTTGTGATACTCGGCGGTGATCACTTCCACCAGGCGCAGAATCACGCGCTGCTCGGTGGCAGAGAAATCACGCCCTTCGATGCGCGCATGGAATTTGCCGATGCCGCCGAACAGCGAATCAATCACCGCGAACACCAGCGTCGGGTCGCAGACGATCAGCCCGGAGCCGCGCAGCGGCTTGACCGAGACGATGTTGAAGTTGGTGGGCACCACGATCTCGCGCAAGAAGGCGCTGTACTTCTGCACCTTGATGCCGCCGATGGCGACTTCCGGGCTCTTGCGGATGAAGTTGAACAGGCCCACACGGATATTGCGGGCGAAGCGTTCGTTGATGATTTCCATCGTGGGCATGCGCCCACGAACAATGCGCTCCTGGCTGGCCAGGTTGTAGTCGCGTATGCCGCCGACCTGCTCCTCCTCGGCGTCGAGCTTTTGGCTCTCACCGGTGATGCCTTGCAGAAGGGCGTCGACTTCGTCTTGTGAAAGTATTTGTTGATTCATGCTGAATCACCGATGCGCGAAGGCTTCAGGCTCACTGGACGATGAAAGTGGAGAACAGCACATTGGTCACCGGGCTTTCGACATGCTGGCGCTTTTTCTTCTTTTTCTTCTTGACGGTGTCTGGCGGAGGATCTTCTTCATCCTCGTCGTCCAACTCGATGCCCATGGGCCGGACCGACTCGCGCTTGATCTCGCGCGCCAGCTTCTCCTTGCCTTCGATGGTCAGCAATTCGACCGAGGACTTGTGCGACAAGAGCATCAGCACATTGCTGCGGATGGCGGGCAGGTAGGCCTTGATCTGATCAGCGGTTTTTGCGTCAACGACCTCAAGGGTGACGCCGATTTGGGCGAAGCGGTCCACATCCTTGTCCGACAAATTGACCGTGAAGGGATCCAGCGGCACAAACGTTGGAGGCGTGCCAGGCTTGGGCTTGGCGTGGACAGGGGCGGGTTCATGCACTTCTTCCGCGCCGTCCTCGCCTTCGGCAGGGGCCTTCTTCTTCAGCAAGAGAAAGGCGGCACCACCACCCACCAGCACCAAAACCAGCACGGCCGCGATGATGATGATCAGCTTTTTATTACCCCCACCCTTGGGTGCGTCTGCGGCGGGTGCGGCGGGTGCGGACATGGATGCGAACTCCTGTGATGACGGTGGCGGCCCAGCATTGGGCTTGAGGCTGATTATTGAGGCCAGGCGTTTGGCTCAAGCGGCGAAAAGAAGGGCCTCGGCTCGCTTAATCGACCCCGGCCGGCTGCCCGCTCATGCTGCCTGGCTTCAGGCCTGCCTTCATGCCCAAACTCAAGCGTACAGATCCAGCACCCCTTGCGTGCTGCGCGGCATTGGCCTTGCGGTGCTCAGGCTGTTGCCATTGTCGACGTTAATCAGGCTGCGATTGCCCATACGCACACCACGCGAGGCGCTCGTGCCCTCTTGGCCCTGGCCTTGACTGGCCTGGCCTTGCTGGCTCATCTGCTGCTGGAACACGCCGCCGCCGCTGAGGGTCAGGCCGTTTTCACGCAAGGCGGCCGCCAGATCGGGCAGGCCGCGTTCCAACACCTCGCGGGTTTGCGCGTTTTCGGCGTGGAAGGAAACCTGGGCTTGCTGGCCGTCCACCACGATTTGCACCGCGACGGGGCCCATCTCGGCCGGGTTCAGGTGCAAATGCGCTTCTTGCACGCCTTGC is a window of Paucibacter sp. KCTC 42545 DNA encoding:
- a CDS encoding flagellar basal body-associated FliL family protein — protein: MSAPAAPAADAPKGGGNKKLIIIIAAVLVLVLVGGGAAFLLLKKKAPAEGEDGAEEVHEPAPVHAKPKPGTPPTFVPLDPFTVNLSDKDVDRFAQIGVTLEVVDAKTADQIKAYLPAIRSNVLMLLSHKSSVELLTIEGKEKLAREIKRESVRPMGIELDDEDEEDPPPDTVKKKKKKKRQHVESPVTNVLFSTFIVQ
- the fliN gene encoding flagellar motor switch protein FliN, yielding MSPDTPSSEEQDAMAAEWAAALAEAKPNDVAEEVSAPTEQVAPASFANFSPTPSNLPSGDINMILDIPVQLTVELGRTRIPIKNILQLAQGSVVELDALAGEPMDVLVNGYLIAQGEVVVVNDKFGIRLTDIVTPSERMRRLSKG
- the fliM gene encoding flagellar motor switch protein FliM, with the translated sequence MNQQILSQDEVDALLQGITGESQKLDAEEEQVGGIRDYNLASQERIVRGRMPTMEIINERFARNIRVGLFNFIRKSPEVAIGGIKVQKYSAFLREIVVPTNFNIVSVKPLRGSGLIVCDPTLVFAVIDSLFGGIGKFHARIEGRDFSATEQRVILRLVEVITAEYHKAWKGIYPLELEFQRSEMQPQFANIATPSEIVVSTSFTLEIGEVSGTVYFCIPYATLEPIRDVLYSTTVGDSTEPDRRWVNLLKHQIQDAKVELVAELGTAPATVEQLLAFKPGDFIELDLESLIKAKIDGVPVYDCHYGTTNGKYAIKVEQMLTAPDQGWLGARNVT